The genomic stretch TAAAAGAACGAACCATCTTTTGCCAGTTGCTGAAGAATGTTATGAAGGCGAGGAGTAAGAATTGCATTATGGAACCACATGAAATGCCCATCCAAAGTCCTTTCCCTCCCAACTTAAGAACAAACCCAAGAAGGAGAGATATTGGAATTCCAAAGAGATAGAATGAACCAAGGTTAACATAGGCGCCCAGGTGCTGCCACCCACATCCTCGAGCGATACCTGAATGATACAATATAGTTTTAGACATCAATGCATATGGCCCTGAACCTCTGGTTAAAACAGGGAAAACATATTCTCCTGTGATGAGAGTTTAGTAATGTCATTATACATGAGGATCTTGCCGGTGTCTAAATTAAATAATGTTGGAAGTGTCAAGTAAGAGCATATTTGGGCGAATACAGTTCATTATTTTTGGCCTGTCCAGTGCTCTCGACAAACATGGTTTTGCACAAATGGTTTTTTTAAAACGGATTTTGCACAAATAGTGAAATAGATCTCTGAAGCAAACAACTGTTCCACTAGCTAGAAGAAGGGTGCAATTGCATACTTAGTGAGGTGGCGCCCACTTAAGGTTACATCCCAGCCAGATGTGTGTGGATGTAAACACCGGCATCCATGTTCACATAAGAGCACATGTTTGATTGAACAAACAGGTAACTCCCCAAGTAACAATGTCGGCTTCCACAACACAAAATAGCATTAGTATAGTGAAATGCAAAGTAATTAATAAGTGACACCTTACCTGATAATGTCTTTGCGAAATCAGCATGACTTGCAAATAATAACATCACTTGCTACCTACCAGGGCTTATTACCAAACTGGATAAAAGCTCACTGCATCGCACATTGACTTACGGAAATCAAACTACAGGTGAAGGACTGAAGATATAGGTGTCGTGGCTGAATCAAGTATAGTATACGGCTTAATCAAATGTTTAAATCATCACAGGTATAACTGGAAGCTCCCTATCTGTTCACTCTTTCGAAGGGACAGTAAAATTGACAGATCAATTAGAAGATAGAAAATTGTAACCTGAGAGAACTCCTTGTAGACTATCAGCAGCGACCGAAATGCAGATAAATGGAACCATTGCATTGACATAGTCAACCACCTCCTTATCACTGCTAAATGCGTAACCCAAGATGTGCTGGGATGCTAACAGAGCCCCAGTGATGAGAACTGCCTCAGTCACAGCAATGAACATCACAACACGGACAGCCAATCGAGCACCATCAGGATTCCCGGCACCTAATTCATTTGATACTCGAGTGCTGCCCATTGAACATTATACAAAATGGAGTTATCAAATAATAATTTCGTCCCCAAAAACTGTACCATGTCGAAGTATGTTAAGCTTCTACTTACCTTGCAGCAGCACCAATCCCATATGCTATAGTATACATCAATGTGATCGTTGTCATGCTGCACAGAAAAATGGGTGTAAACATAATGAAGATATTACCATAAGAGCATATTACCTAACATGAGAAATTCTTACCATGTCGAAAGAACTGAAGTTTGCAGCCCTGGATTGGGTAGAAGCCCCGACAGAAGAATAATGACCTCAAATGACCACCATTCAAAACTGGACGATGCACAAGAAAAGTCATTAGCCTGAGGAAAAGAAACATGACACACCAACATTCTGAATCACACTACTGGGATTACCATAACATTAGTGCAGATGGCAGGGCTAGGCGCATGAACAGACCGACTCCACTGAAGGCGTCCTTCGTAGGAGGTGAGAATGTCTCCTTGCAGGAATTTGAGAATCCGATGTATGCAACAAGCATGATTACGTTCAACCAATACGATACGCTTATTGCCAAAGCCGCTCCAAAATAACCCAGGCTGGTCTTGAACACCAATAACCAACAAAGGGGAATGTGCAAGAGCAATGTCGCAATGGAGGACCAAAGCATAGGAATTATTAGACTCTGAGACTGCAGAAATTTTGTTAGGGGCTGGTTGACTGCGTATGCAAAGAGCCCTGGAATCAACCAGACTATATATCTACCAGCTTCATGTGAGATCACGGGGTCTTGCCCTATGAGGGTCAGGAGTTTTCCCATGAACAGCCATAGAAGTGAGATTGGGATGCTCACAGCTATCAGTGTGACCATAGCTCTGTAGGTTTGCACTCCCAATCTGCCGTACTGTTCAGCCCCGTAAGCTTGACCACATAGAGTTTCTAAACCGCTTGCCATTCCAATCTGTTCTACAAAGCAGAATGTTTCAGATAACTGGTGGAAAATACATTCAACTCAAAGAAAAAAGTTTAATTAAAGCTGTTCAGGATATTAAACAAAGATGTACAGTAATTGCATATTGCCCTAAGCCCACACATCACAAGCTTGCTTCATCAATATAACAATCTTTTCTTGAACTTTGAGCATGCCAAATAACAAAGTTATGTTTGAAGGTTTGACCGTAGTTCCATTCCTGTGTTAACCATTTGGTGGAGCTATGTCCAAGTTGGTGAAATAATGACAAAAGTCTGAACTCCTCCCGGCCCCCTTTAATCATTTTTATAACAACATGCTTGAGATACTTATTAATGCTAAAACTTCAATCTTCTCCAACACACTTGTTTCACCAAAGAAGTTACTGAACTTTATGTAAGAATTGAATAATTTCATCACACCATTCCTGCCGGGGTAAATTGGTAATGCACTGATGTCACCAGTAGCAACCTATGTTCAGCGGCAAAAGGCACACAGGTTTGTACTTTGGCTGGAAAAAAGAAAGAATTTTGTTTTCGCTAGTGAGGTCAGCATACTTACACTCCcctcaaaaaaagagaaaagtttACACTTTACAGAAAGGTGGTAGTGTTCAAGTTGTCATGAAAGACACTAGTCTACATTAAAATTCTCTCGAGATTGACCACCTGCCCATGACGCCTGGGCTCACAGAATAACTGAACTGAGCATCGCAACACTGACAAAACTAAATCTACAGACTCCAATCGATTTTTGTTCTCAAATTCTACAATCGGGAT from Lolium rigidum isolate FL_2022 chromosome 4, APGP_CSIRO_Lrig_0.1, whole genome shotgun sequence encodes the following:
- the LOC124649631 gene encoding protein DETOXIFICATION 12-like; this encodes MAAVSVAQYAVQVASNMMVGHLPGVLPLSASAIATSLASVSGFSLLIGMASGLETLCGQAYGAEQYGRLGVQTYRAMVTLIAVSIPISLLWLFMGKLLTLIGQDPVISHEAGRYIVWLIPGLFAYAVNQPLTKFLQSQSLIIPMLWSSIATLLLHIPLCWLLVFKTSLGYFGAALAISVSYWLNVIMLVAYIGFSNSCKETFSPPTKDAFSGVGLFMRLALPSALMLCFEWWSFEVIILLSGLLPNPGLQTSVLSTCMTTITLMYTIAYGIGAAASTRVSNELGAGNPDGARLAVRVVMFIAVTEAVLITGALLASQHILGYAFSSDKEVVDYVNAMVPFICISVAADSLQGVLSGIARGCGWQHLGAYVNLGSFYLFGIPISLLLGFVLKLGGKGLWMGISCGSIMQFLLLAFITFFSNWQKMSDKARERAFGESLAEKGTVAV